In one window of Paraburkholderia phymatum STM815 DNA:
- the rplQ gene encoding 50S ribosomal protein L17, translating into MRHRHGLRKLNRTSSHRLAMLRNMSNSLIEHEVIKTTLPKAKELRKVVEPLITLGKKPSLANRRLAFNRLRDRDSVTKLFDVLGPRFANRPGGYLRILKFGFRVGDNAPMALVELLDRPEVEEVENVAEAE; encoded by the coding sequence ATGCGTCACCGTCATGGTCTGCGGAAACTGAACCGCACGAGCAGCCACCGTCTGGCAATGCTCCGTAACATGTCCAACTCGCTGATTGAGCACGAAGTCATCAAGACGACGCTGCCGAAGGCGAAGGAACTCCGTAAGGTCGTCGAGCCGCTGATCACGCTCGGCAAGAAGCCGTCGCTGGCTAACCGTCGTCTGGCGTTCAACCGCCTGCGCGATCGTGACTCGGTCACGAAGCTGTTCGACGTGCTGGGCCCGCGTTTTGCAAACCGTCCGGGTGGCTACCTGCGCATCCTGAAGTTCGGTTTCCGCGTCGGCGACAACGCACCGATGGCACTGGTCGAACTGCTTGACCGTCCGGAAGTCGAGGAAGTCGAAAACGTTGCAGAAGCCGAATAA